The following coding sequences are from one Hippopotamus amphibius kiboko isolate mHipAmp2 chromosome 9, mHipAmp2.hap2, whole genome shotgun sequence window:
- the LOC130861647 gene encoding putative olfactory receptor 10D4, whose translation MRNYTPVTEFLLMGIPHTNGLENVLFVLFLGFYLLTLLGNLLILLAILTSSNLHTPMYFFLGNLSVFDIFFPSVSSPKMMLYLMGQSRTISYQDCASQVFFYHFLGCTECFLYTVMAYDRFAAICHPLRYTVIMSHRVCTIMTLGTWTGSCLHASVLTYLVFKLPYCGPNEVGNFFCDIPVVLPLACADTSLAQTVSFTNVGVVALMCFLLVLTSYTRIVISILKISSSEGRLRAFSTCSAHLTSVLLFYGPVVLIYLQPASSPWLDSVVPVLNNIVIPSLNPLIYSLRNKDVKLALRKTLIQEVHTCGYL comes from the coding sequence ATGAGGAATTACACTCCAGTAACTGAGTTCCTCCTCATGGGAATCCCTCACACAAATGGCCTGGAAAATGTGCTCTTTGTCTTATTCCTTGGCTTCTACTTGCTCACTCTTCTGGGGAATCTGCTCATTCTTCTGGCCATCCTCACTTCCTCcaacctccacacccccatgtatttcttcctgggGAACCTGTCAGTGTTTGACATATTTTTCCCTTCAGTGAGTTCCCCCAAAATGATGCTCTACCTAATGGGGCAAAGTCGAACCATCTCTTACCAGGACTGTGCCTCCCAGGTGTTCTTTTACCACTTCCTGGGTTGTACTGAGTGTTTCCTCTACAccgtgatggcctatgaccgctttgCAGCCATCTGTCACCCCTTGCGATACACAGTCATCATGAGCCACAGGGTGTGCACCATCATGACTCTTGGCACCTGGACGGGGAGCTGTCTGCATGCATCTGTCCTCACATATCTTGTCTTTAAGTTACCCTACTGTGGCCCCAATGAGGTGGGCAATTTCTTCTGTGATATCCCGGTGGTGCTGCCCCTGGCCTGTGCAGACACCTCTCTAGCTCAAACAGTGAGCTTTACCAATGTAGGTGTTGTAGCACTCATGTGTTTTCTTCTTGTCCTCACTTCTTATACTCGCATTGTTATCTCTATATTGAAAATCAGCTCCTCAGAAGGCAGGCTCAGAGCCTTCTCCACCTGCAGTGCCCATCTGACTTCCGTCTTGCTCTTCTACGGACCAGTGGTCCTCATTTATCTCCAGCCTGCCTCCAGCCCTTGGCTGGATTCTGTGGTTCCAGTGTTGAATAATATTGTTATCCCTTCCCTAAATCCTTTGATATACAGCTTGAGAAACAAGGATGTGAAGTTGGCTCTGAGAAAAACACTAATCCAAGAAGTGCATACTTGTGGATACTTGTAA